A single region of the Ctenopharyngodon idella isolate HZGC_01 chromosome 21, HZGC01, whole genome shotgun sequence genome encodes:
- the stx2a gene encoding syntaxin 2a isoform X1: MCGVQCWNYQCLELLSAPRHALLPHSKVPMAVYGSVATLFFNGSGSNLKQTGAKTRPTERRCNDTTTTPVESNAFLEEFLPKVDGVQKLIERISLCVGEVKLRHTTILTEINPPTYARDELEQFSNDIKQTADLIRVKLKDLEGKFSEYENANPSSVYCRIQSTQHTVLSLRFAEIMSMYNQELLSFRTRSKEQIQRQLEISGRVITEEETEVLLQSNNRAVFTSNINSGSCITGQTLNEIESRHKDILCLEASIRELQHMFMDIAVLVNSQGEMANNIAKTVLKAENYVDRGKKNVEQACDYKTSWHILPSFMRRAKPKTNEGS, from the exons ATGTGTGGAGTTCAGTGCTGGAACTATCAGTGTTTGGAACTATTGTCTGCTCCACGACACGCGTTACTTCCGCATTCCAAAGTTCCTATGGCAGTCTATGGGAGTGTCGCAACTCTGTTTTTCAACGGCTCTGGTTCAAACCTGAAACAAACAGGTGCAAAGACTAGACCCACCGAAAGG CGCTGCAATGACACCACCACTACTCCTGTGGAGTCTAATGCTTTCCTAGAGGAATTCCTTCCTAAG GTTGATGGGGTTCAAAAACTTATCGAGAGAATTTCCCTCTGTGTTGGAGAAGTAAAGCTTAGGCATACTACCATTCTGACAGAAATCAACCCACCGACAT ATGCGAGAGATGAACTTGAGCAGTTTAGCAATGACATCAAGCAGACAGCAGATTTAATCCGGGTTAAATTAAAAG atttAGAAGGAAAATTTTCAGAGTATGAAAATGCAAACCCCAGCTCAGTCTACTGCCGCATCCAAAGTACTCAG CACACAGTACTTTCACTGAGGTTTGCAGAAATAATGAGTATGTACAACCAAGAACTGTTATCTTTCCGGACAAGGAGTAAAGAGCAGATACAAAGACAGCTGGAGATCA gtGGCAGAGTCATCACTGAGGAGGAGACAGAGGTTTTGCTGCAAAGTAACAACCGTGCTGTTTTTACCTCAAAT ATCAACTCTGGCTCCTGCATCACGGGGCAAACACTGAACGAGATTGAGTCACGGCACAAGGACATACTCTGTCTGGAGGCCAGCATTCGAGAGCTGCAACACATGTTTATGGATATAGCTGTGTTAGTCAACAGTCAG gGTGAAATGGCAAACAACATAGCAAAGACTGTGTTGAAAGCTGAAAATTATGTAGATCGAGGGAAAAAGAACGTCGAACAAGCTTGTGATTACAAGACATCCTGGCATATCCTGCCTTCATTCATGCGCAGAGCGAAACCAAAGACCAATGAGGGCTCTTGA
- the stx2a gene encoding syntaxin 2a isoform X2 → MKDRLGDLTARCNDTTTTPVESNAFLEEFLPKVDGVQKLIERISLCVGEVKLRHTTILTEINPPTYARDELEQFSNDIKQTADLIRVKLKDLEGKFSEYENANPSSVYCRIQSTQHTVLSLRFAEIMSMYNQELLSFRTRSKEQIQRQLEISGRVITEEETEVLLQSNNRAVFTSNINSGSCITGQTLNEIESRHKDILCLEASIRELQHMFMDIAVLVNSQGEMANNIAKTVLKAENYVDRGKKNVEQACDYKTSWHILPSFMRRAKPKTNEGS, encoded by the exons ATGAAGGACCGTCTTGGCGATTTAACAGCC CGCTGCAATGACACCACCACTACTCCTGTGGAGTCTAATGCTTTCCTAGAGGAATTCCTTCCTAAG GTTGATGGGGTTCAAAAACTTATCGAGAGAATTTCCCTCTGTGTTGGAGAAGTAAAGCTTAGGCATACTACCATTCTGACAGAAATCAACCCACCGACAT ATGCGAGAGATGAACTTGAGCAGTTTAGCAATGACATCAAGCAGACAGCAGATTTAATCCGGGTTAAATTAAAAG atttAGAAGGAAAATTTTCAGAGTATGAAAATGCAAACCCCAGCTCAGTCTACTGCCGCATCCAAAGTACTCAG CACACAGTACTTTCACTGAGGTTTGCAGAAATAATGAGTATGTACAACCAAGAACTGTTATCTTTCCGGACAAGGAGTAAAGAGCAGATACAAAGACAGCTGGAGATCA gtGGCAGAGTCATCACTGAGGAGGAGACAGAGGTTTTGCTGCAAAGTAACAACCGTGCTGTTTTTACCTCAAAT ATCAACTCTGGCTCCTGCATCACGGGGCAAACACTGAACGAGATTGAGTCACGGCACAAGGACATACTCTGTCTGGAGGCCAGCATTCGAGAGCTGCAACACATGTTTATGGATATAGCTGTGTTAGTCAACAGTCAG gGTGAAATGGCAAACAACATAGCAAAGACTGTGTTGAAAGCTGAAAATTATGTAGATCGAGGGAAAAAGAACGTCGAACAAGCTTGTGATTACAAGACATCCTGGCATATCCTGCCTTCATTCATGCGCAGAGCGAAACCAAAGACCAATGAGGGCTCTTGA